CAACATCGACCACGTCGCCACCCTGCGCCAGGCCCGGGGCACCCGTTACCCTGACCCGGTCAAGGCCGCGCTGGACGCCGAAGAAGCAGGCGCCGACGGCATCACCGTGCACCTGCGCGAAGACCGCCGTCACATCCAGGAACGCGACGTGCTGTTGCTCAAGGATGTGCTGCAAACCCGCATGAACTTCGAAATGGGCGTCACCGAAGAAATGATGCTGTTTGCCGAGCGTATCCGCCCGGCGCATATCTGCCTGGTGCCGGAAACCCGTCAGGAATTGACCACCGAAGGCGGCCTCGACGTGGCTGGCCAGGAAGCGCGGATCAAGGCTGCGGTGGAGCGCCTGTCGAAGATCGGCAGCGAAGTGTCGTTGTTCATCGACGCCGACGAGCGCCAGATCGAAGCCTCGCGCCGTGTCGGCGCACCGGCCATCGAACTGCACACCGGCCGTTACGCCGATGCCACCACGCCGACCGAAGTGGCCGATGAACTGCAACGCATCATCGACGGCGTGAACTGCGGGCTTAATGAAGGCCTGATCGTCAACGCCGGTCATGGCCTGCACTACCACAACGTCGAAGCCGTGGCCGCGATCAAAGGCATCAACGAGCTGAACATCGGCCATGCGCTGGTGGCTCACGCGCTGTTCGTCGGTTTCAAAGGCGCAGTGGCCGAGATGAAGGCCCTGATCCTGGCCGCCGCCAAGCCCTAAAAAACACTGAAAATCCAATGTGGGAGGGGGC
The genomic region above belongs to Pseudomonas sp. S35 and contains:
- the pdxJ gene encoding pyridoxine 5'-phosphate synthase, coding for MTTSNRILLGVNIDHVATLRQARGTRYPDPVKAALDAEEAGADGITVHLREDRRHIQERDVLLLKDVLQTRMNFEMGVTEEMMLFAERIRPAHICLVPETRQELTTEGGLDVAGQEARIKAAVERLSKIGSEVSLFIDADERQIEASRRVGAPAIELHTGRYADATTPTEVADELQRIIDGVNCGLNEGLIVNAGHGLHYHNVEAVAAIKGINELNIGHALVAHALFVGFKGAVAEMKALILAAAKP